In the genome of Sorangium aterium, one region contains:
- a CDS encoding polyhydroxyalkanoic acid system family protein — MNHTVHHDLNDEEAKTAVLRAMAKYCDRYAEYAPSILWSDERRAHLGLSFKGFTLSGRLELRPRAVDFAIDMPLPLRMFNRMAIAAIDAEVRRCIDEAHRERARRRAPGLVAQEGPLSGPRHAERQRHDHP; from the coding sequence ATGAACCACACTGTCCATCACGACCTGAACGACGAAGAAGCGAAGACCGCCGTCCTGCGGGCGATGGCGAAGTATTGCGATCGATACGCAGAGTACGCTCCCTCCATTCTCTGGAGCGACGAGCGGCGCGCGCATCTCGGCCTCTCCTTCAAGGGCTTCACGCTCTCCGGGCGGCTCGAGCTCCGGCCCAGGGCCGTCGATTTCGCGATCGACATGCCGCTGCCGCTGCGCATGTTCAACCGGATGGCGATCGCGGCGATCGACGCCGAGGTGAGGCGGTGCATCGATGAGGCGCACCGCGAGCGCGCGCGGCGGCGCGCCCCGGGCTTGGTCGCGCAGGAGGGCCCTCTGAGCGGTCCGCGCCATGCAGAGCGGCAGCGCCATGACCACCCGTAA
- a CDS encoding DNA topoisomerase IB — MQSGSAMTTRKRRRPRSAPRRERRAAASGVVLRRRRVSVSVESVETVELAGTGQLTPSPIESAESAGLRYVNDGEPGISRRGAGKGFRYVDADGRPVKDEATLARIRRLAIPPAWTDVWICRSERGHIQATGRDARGRKQYRYHPRWREVRDETKYDRMLAFGAALPAIRAAAERDLALPGLTREKVLAAVVRLLDETSIRVGNDEYARDNDSYGLTTLHDEHVEIEGSLIRFHFRGKGGKEHTLTVRDRRLARIVKRCQDVPGHELFQYIDGEGRRQRIHSDDVNEYLRSVAGQDFTAKDFRTWTGTVLCASFFCEMEVATSVRQVKKRVAQVIDRVSARLGNTRAVCQRCYVHPAVIRAYTEGALQSLIDAEEAVADGAFAALRPEEAKMLRIVRGFGEREAAPLVTRLRESVRAVRAVNARRAGKSAKRPARERRAAA, encoded by the coding sequence ATGCAGAGCGGCAGCGCCATGACCACCCGTAAAAGGCGCCGCCCGCGGAGCGCTCCGCGCCGCGAGAGGCGCGCAGCCGCGAGCGGCGTCGTCCTCCGCCGGCGCCGCGTCAGCGTGTCGGTCGAGTCCGTCGAGACGGTCGAGCTCGCGGGGACAGGACAGCTCACCCCGTCACCGATCGAGTCCGCCGAGTCGGCCGGGCTCCGGTACGTGAACGACGGTGAGCCGGGGATCTCCAGGCGAGGGGCGGGCAAGGGCTTCCGTTACGTCGACGCCGACGGGCGCCCCGTCAAGGACGAGGCGACGCTCGCGCGGATCCGCCGCCTCGCGATCCCGCCCGCGTGGACCGATGTGTGGATCTGCCGGAGCGAGCGCGGGCACATCCAGGCGACAGGGCGGGACGCGCGCGGCAGAAAGCAGTACCGGTATCACCCGCGCTGGCGCGAGGTCCGCGACGAGACGAAGTACGATCGCATGCTCGCGTTCGGCGCGGCGCTCCCGGCGATCCGCGCGGCGGCCGAGCGGGATCTCGCGCTGCCTGGCCTGACGCGCGAGAAGGTGCTGGCGGCCGTGGTGCGCCTGCTCGACGAGACATCGATCCGCGTCGGGAACGACGAGTACGCGCGCGACAACGATTCGTATGGTCTCACCACGCTCCACGACGAGCACGTCGAGATCGAGGGGAGTCTCATCAGGTTCCACTTCAGGGGCAAGGGCGGCAAGGAGCACACGCTGACGGTGCGGGATCGCCGGCTCGCGCGCATCGTGAAGCGCTGCCAGGACGTGCCCGGCCACGAGCTGTTCCAGTACATCGACGGCGAGGGCCGGCGGCAAAGGATCCATTCGGACGACGTGAACGAGTACCTGCGCTCGGTCGCGGGCCAGGACTTCACCGCGAAGGACTTCCGCACCTGGACCGGCACCGTGCTGTGCGCGTCGTTCTTCTGCGAGATGGAGGTCGCGACCTCGGTCCGCCAGGTGAAGAAGCGCGTGGCGCAGGTGATCGACAGGGTGTCTGCCCGGCTGGGCAACACGCGCGCGGTCTGCCAGCGTTGTTATGTCCACCCGGCCGTGATCCGCGCTTATACGGAGGGCGCCCTGCAGTCCCTGATCGACGCGGAAGAGGCCGTCGCGGACGGGGCGTTCGCGGCGCTCCGGCCGGAAGAGGCGAAGATGCTCCGGATCGTCCGCGGCTTCGGCGAGCGAGAGGCCGCGCCGCTCGTGACCCGCCTCCGCGAGAGCGTTCGCGCGGTGCGCGCGGTGAACGCGCGGCGAGCCGGCAAGAGCGCGAAGCGTCCGGCCAGGGAACGGCGCGCAGCGGCCTGA
- a CDS encoding DUF2383 domain-containing protein, which translates to MEPVAFADESVGLDGLIDDDSIEQLKSFCRGEMSAVETYRQAIAAARQGWVAHHLRLNLASHEARVKVLRRRIEELGGDPPASSGPWGAFAKAVEGTAVALGHKTALSALAEGEEHGLKDYRDDIEELDTESHALVRDVILPQQVSTRRSLADLKRQLP; encoded by the coding sequence ATGGAACCGGTCGCATTCGCAGACGAGAGCGTGGGCCTGGACGGACTCATCGACGATGACTCGATCGAGCAGCTCAAATCGTTTTGCCGCGGGGAGATGTCCGCGGTCGAGACCTACCGTCAGGCCATCGCCGCGGCGCGGCAGGGCTGGGTGGCTCACCACCTCAGGCTCAACCTTGCGTCGCACGAGGCGCGGGTGAAGGTGCTGCGCCGGCGGATCGAGGAGCTCGGAGGCGACCCCCCGGCGAGCTCCGGGCCATGGGGCGCGTTCGCCAAGGCCGTCGAGGGGACCGCCGTGGCGCTCGGCCACAAGACGGCGCTCTCGGCGCTGGCCGAGGGGGAGGAGCACGGCCTGAAGGACTACCGGGACGACATCGAGGAGCTCGACACCGAGTCGCACGCCCTGGTGCGCGACGTGATCTTGCCGCAGCAGGTGTCGACGCGCCGCTCGCTCGCCGATCTCAAGCGGCAGCTGCCGTGA
- a CDS encoding addiction module protein, with protein MGRAALDITRLSRDEQLDLLDELWASLGRDPDALPLSDAQRVELDRRLDELEAEGPVGLTWDEVVAQARARSR; from the coding sequence ATGGGCAGGGCTGCGCTGGACATCACCCGACTGAGCCGCGACGAGCAGCTCGACCTCCTCGACGAGTTATGGGCGAGCCTCGGGCGAGACCCTGACGCGCTGCCGCTCAGCGACGCCCAGCGCGTCGAGCTCGATCGGCGCCTCGATGAGCTCGAGGCCGAGGGGCCAGTCGGGCTCACCTGGGATGAGGTCGTCGCCCAGGCGCGCGCTCGGTCACGGTGA
- a CDS encoding acyl-CoA dehydrogenase: MSHPPLTQLSDEERLFRDSVLDFARKRVAPRAAAMDEEGALDHDLLPPLFELGLMGIEIPEAYGGSGAGFFSAILAIEALAVVDPSVSVLVDVQNTLVANAFLRWGSEAQKERYLPRLSRDWVGSYALSEAGSGSDAFALAARAERRGDRWILNGRKLWITNANESSVFLVFANVDPTKGYKGITAFVVERSSPGFSVGKKENKLGIRASSTCELVLEDCEVPEGNVIGEVGKGYKIAIETLNEGRIGIGAQMLGLAAGAFDHAMRYMGERKQFGQPIASFQGVQFQYARVAMEIEAARLLVYNAARLKDAGQPFVKEAAMAKLFASEVAERTASLCIEFMGGVGFTKDYPVEKLYRDAKIGKIYEGTSNMQLSTIAKLLQAGYDAKG; the protein is encoded by the coding sequence GTGTCCCACCCCCCGCTCACCCAGCTGTCCGACGAGGAGCGCCTCTTCCGCGACTCGGTGCTTGATTTCGCCAGGAAGCGCGTCGCGCCGCGCGCGGCGGCGATGGACGAAGAGGGCGCGCTCGACCACGATCTGCTCCCTCCGCTGTTCGAGCTCGGCCTCATGGGCATCGAGATCCCGGAGGCGTACGGGGGCTCTGGAGCGGGCTTCTTCAGCGCGATCCTCGCGATCGAGGCGCTCGCCGTGGTCGACCCGAGCGTGAGCGTGCTCGTCGACGTGCAGAACACGCTGGTGGCCAATGCGTTCCTCCGCTGGGGCAGCGAGGCGCAGAAGGAGAGATACCTCCCGCGGCTGTCCCGGGACTGGGTCGGCTCGTATGCGCTGAGCGAGGCGGGCTCCGGCTCGGACGCGTTCGCCCTCGCGGCCCGCGCCGAGCGCCGAGGCGACCGCTGGATCCTGAACGGCCGCAAGCTCTGGATCACGAACGCGAACGAGAGCTCGGTCTTCCTTGTGTTCGCGAACGTCGATCCGACGAAGGGCTACAAGGGCATCACGGCCTTCGTCGTCGAGCGATCGTCCCCGGGCTTCTCGGTCGGCAAGAAGGAGAACAAGCTCGGGATCCGCGCCTCCAGCACGTGCGAGCTCGTCCTCGAGGACTGCGAGGTGCCGGAGGGCAACGTGATCGGCGAGGTCGGCAAGGGCTACAAGATCGCCATCGAGACGCTGAACGAGGGCCGGATCGGCATCGGCGCGCAGATGCTCGGCCTGGCCGCCGGGGCGTTCGACCACGCGATGCGCTACATGGGCGAGCGGAAGCAGTTCGGGCAGCCGATCGCGAGCTTCCAGGGCGTGCAGTTCCAGTATGCGCGCGTCGCCATGGAGATCGAGGCCGCGCGCCTCCTCGTCTACAACGCCGCGCGGCTCAAGGACGCGGGCCAGCCGTTCGTGAAGGAGGCGGCGATGGCCAAGCTGTTCGCGTCCGAGGTGGCCGAGCGGACGGCGTCGCTCTGCATCGAGTTCATGGGCGGCGTCGGCTTCACCAAGGACTATCCTGTCGAGAAGCTCTACCGCGACGCGAAGATCGGGAAGATCTACGAGGGGACGTCGAACATGCAGCTCTCCACGATCGCGAAGCTGCTCCAGGCGGGATACGACGCGAAGGGCTGA
- a CDS encoding class I SAM-dependent methyltransferase: protein MKNDPAPNPTLDAMLAAQRIAFAPVMFQVARVMRNRGVLRALQRAGKGGRTPAEVAQDTGLSAYAAKTLLEASLSFGLVERTGAGGANVQAEPRERGERYTITRVGLIVENDRMTRINMDFIHDVCYEGMRFLDEAIEGGKPAGLKVFGEWPTVYEALPALPPKVRESWFAFDHLYSDSAFPEALPIVFERRPRTLLDIGGNTGRWAIQCCTHDPDVRVTLLDLPGQLEDARANVEQHGLLGRIMGTPIDFLDHGQAFPTGFDAIWMSQFLVCFSEPDIVQILRRAASAMGDETVLWILDTFWDRQTNEVAVHCLHGSSLYFTCLANGNSRMYSAADIRRCVDEAGLVVEAEIDHLGLAHTLLRCRRRDAPAGKRA from the coding sequence ATGAAGAACGATCCCGCCCCGAATCCCACCCTCGACGCCATGCTCGCCGCCCAGCGCATCGCGTTTGCGCCCGTCATGTTCCAGGTGGCGCGGGTGATGCGAAACCGCGGCGTCCTCCGGGCGCTCCAGCGCGCCGGCAAGGGCGGCAGGACACCGGCCGAGGTCGCCCAGGACACCGGCCTCTCCGCCTATGCGGCCAAGACCTTGCTGGAGGCGAGCCTGAGCTTCGGCCTGGTGGAGCGCACGGGCGCAGGCGGCGCGAACGTCCAGGCAGAGCCGCGAGAGCGTGGCGAGCGCTACACGATCACGCGGGTCGGGCTCATCGTCGAGAATGACAGGATGACCCGTATCAACATGGATTTCATCCATGACGTCTGTTACGAGGGCATGCGCTTTCTCGACGAGGCCATCGAGGGCGGCAAGCCGGCTGGCCTGAAGGTCTTTGGCGAGTGGCCGACGGTCTATGAGGCGCTCCCGGCGCTCCCGCCGAAGGTGAGGGAGAGCTGGTTTGCGTTCGATCACCTCTACTCCGACTCCGCGTTCCCCGAGGCGCTGCCCATCGTGTTCGAGCGCAGGCCGAGGACGCTCCTCGACATCGGCGGCAACACCGGGCGGTGGGCGATCCAGTGCTGCACGCACGACCCCGACGTGCGTGTCACGCTGCTCGACCTGCCGGGCCAGCTGGAGGACGCGCGCGCCAACGTCGAGCAGCACGGCCTGCTCGGCCGGATCATGGGCACCCCCATCGACTTCCTGGATCACGGCCAGGCGTTCCCGACAGGCTTCGACGCCATCTGGATGAGCCAGTTCCTCGTGTGCTTCTCCGAGCCGGACATCGTCCAGATCCTCCGGCGGGCCGCGTCAGCCATGGGGGACGAGACGGTGCTCTGGATCCTCGACACGTTCTGGGATCGGCAGACGAACGAGGTGGCGGTCCACTGTCTGCACGGCTCTTCCCTGTATTTCACGTGCCTCGCGAACGGGAACAGCCGCATGTACAGCGCCGCCGATATCCGGCGTTGCGTCGACGAGGCAGGCCTCGTCGTCGAGGCGGAGATCGATCACCTCGGCCTCGCCCACACGCTGCTCCGGTGCCGCCGGCGCGACGCGCCAGCGGGCAAGCGCGCGTGA
- a CDS encoding iron-containing alcohol dehydrogenase, whose product MAPPGHEPAFEFATATRIAFGAGKIAEVPAAVRGLGGTRALVVTGQDPGRAAPLLAALAAAGVAAVRFPVAGEPTVDIAREGTSRAAAERCDVVVALGGGSAIDAGKAIAALVANGGDPLDYLEVIGQGRALSTPSVPFVAIPTTAGTGAEVTRNAVLASREAGVKASLRSPHMLPRLAVVDPDLLAGAPPGVLASSGLDALSQLIEPFLSSRRNPLTDGLAREGIRRSARSLRRAVLEGPDAPARDDLAIASLLGGLCLANAGLGAVHGFAAPAGGMFDAPHGAVCAALLPAVLEVNLRALRARDPAHLALPRFDELAALVTGRAGAVAEEGIAWVRELCRDLAIPGLRRYGMGEADLPALVAKARAASSMKGNPLPLTDEELFDIAAASL is encoded by the coding sequence ATGGCGCCTCCCGGACATGAACCCGCCTTCGAATTCGCCACCGCGACGCGCATCGCCTTCGGCGCGGGCAAGATCGCCGAGGTGCCCGCGGCCGTGCGGGGCCTCGGCGGGACGCGGGCGCTCGTCGTCACCGGGCAGGATCCCGGCCGCGCCGCGCCGCTCCTCGCCGCGCTCGCGGCGGCGGGCGTCGCCGCGGTGCGCTTCCCCGTCGCGGGCGAGCCGACGGTGGACATCGCCCGCGAGGGCACGTCGCGGGCCGCGGCCGAGCGGTGCGACGTCGTGGTGGCGCTCGGCGGCGGCAGCGCGATCGACGCCGGCAAGGCGATCGCCGCGCTCGTCGCGAACGGCGGCGACCCGCTCGATTACCTGGAGGTCATCGGCCAGGGGAGAGCGCTCTCGACGCCATCCGTGCCGTTCGTGGCGATCCCCACGACCGCGGGCACCGGCGCGGAGGTGACGCGCAACGCCGTGCTCGCCTCGCGGGAAGCCGGCGTGAAGGCGAGCCTCCGCAGCCCGCACATGCTGCCGCGCCTCGCGGTGGTCGACCCCGACCTGCTCGCGGGCGCCCCGCCCGGGGTGCTCGCCTCGAGCGGGCTCGACGCGCTCTCGCAGCTCATCGAGCCGTTCCTGTCGAGCCGCCGCAACCCGCTCACGGACGGCCTCGCGCGCGAGGGCATCCGCCGCTCGGCGCGCTCGCTGCGCCGCGCGGTCCTGGAGGGCCCCGACGCGCCGGCCCGGGACGACCTCGCGATCGCCAGCCTGCTCGGCGGCCTCTGCCTCGCGAACGCCGGCCTCGGGGCGGTCCACGGCTTCGCGGCGCCCGCGGGGGGCATGTTCGACGCGCCGCACGGCGCGGTGTGCGCCGCGCTCTTACCTGCCGTCCTGGAGGTCAACCTGCGGGCGCTCCGAGCGCGCGACCCGGCTCACCTCGCGCTGCCGCGCTTCGACGAGCTGGCCGCGCTCGTCACGGGCCGCGCCGGCGCCGTCGCCGAGGAAGGGATCGCCTGGGTCCGCGAGCTCTGCCGTGACCTCGCGATCCCGGGGCTCCGGCGCTACGGCATGGGTGAGGCGGACCTCCCGGCGCTGGTCGCGAAGGCCAGGGCGGCGAGCAGTATGAAGGGGAACCCGCTGCCGCTCACCGACGAGGAGCTGTTCGACATCGCGGCGGCGTCCTTGTGA
- a CDS encoding putative quinol monooxygenase encodes MSNSLLIVHVHVRVRPELVDAFRSATIENARESVKEPGIARFDVVQDTEDPARFVLVEVYRTKEAPAAHKETAHYQRWRDTVAEMMAEPRTSRKYVNVFPDDAEV; translated from the coding sequence ATGTCCAACAGCCTGCTCATCGTGCATGTGCACGTACGTGTCAGACCCGAGCTCGTCGACGCATTCCGGAGCGCGACGATCGAGAACGCACGCGAGAGCGTCAAGGAGCCGGGGATCGCCCGGTTCGACGTCGTCCAGGACACCGAGGATCCCGCGCGGTTCGTGCTCGTCGAGGTCTACAGGACCAAGGAAGCGCCGGCCGCACACAAGGAAACGGCGCATTACCAGCGGTGGCGGGACACCGTCGCGGAGATGATGGCCGAGCCGCGGACCAGCCGGAAATACGTCAATGTCTTCCCTGACGACGCGGAGGTTTGA
- a CDS encoding ATP-binding protein has protein sequence MIFPGGPSGAAQALAAARGYVAVPARDVEAGLDLLATQPFDVAVLADEGPLEDTLALCRRLRAAPGGDRVAVVAVTGSAGATTALLEAGATVVAAALEPSIAIQLDAAVWWVRRPSAHVADRAPAERALLERAARSFRDASAEVIGLFVWDAAGGVLDANDAFLGMVGYTREDVEAGRLNWMAITPPEHRAADQRALSEVLKNGVCPPFEKEFLARDGRRVPVLIAPALVEGARDRGVCFAFDMKARKAAEDALRTSEERMRLVVRATSDAFWDWDLSSGRVTGSERMRSFYGTGGADIEEDAVWWFERVHPEDRDRVMNGLRRAMEGDESTFELWYRCLLADGSYADVHDRGIVLRDATGRAYRMLGAVSDVTERRQMETRLQLADRMASLGTLAAGVAHEINNPLAYMVANVDFARKELRAKGAGARLDALLSALDEAAEGGSRVRHIVGGLKTFSRADDGELGPVDVDPVIQLVLRMAQQQIQSKARLVLELSPVPPVHANEAQLGQVILNLLVNAAQALPEGKVSENEIRISTAPAPPGRVRIEVCDTGPGIAPELRSRIFDPFFTTKPIGEGTGLGLAICHGIVTSFQGEIDVESEVGKGACFRVLLPVHDADARAGEERSAASGGASDESPEEAAQ, from the coding sequence TTGATCTTCCCAGGCGGCCCCTCGGGCGCTGCGCAGGCGCTCGCCGCGGCGCGCGGCTATGTCGCGGTCCCGGCCCGGGACGTCGAGGCCGGGCTGGATCTCCTGGCGACTCAGCCGTTCGACGTGGCCGTGCTGGCGGACGAGGGGCCGCTCGAGGACACGCTCGCGCTCTGCCGGCGGCTGCGCGCGGCGCCCGGGGGCGATCGCGTGGCCGTGGTCGCCGTCACCGGGAGCGCGGGCGCGACCACGGCGCTGCTCGAGGCGGGCGCGACGGTCGTGGCGGCGGCGCTCGAGCCGTCGATCGCCATCCAGCTCGACGCGGCGGTGTGGTGGGTGCGGCGGCCGTCGGCGCACGTGGCCGACCGGGCGCCCGCGGAGCGCGCGCTGCTCGAGCGCGCCGCGCGCTCCTTTCGCGACGCGTCCGCCGAGGTGATCGGTCTCTTCGTGTGGGACGCGGCGGGGGGCGTGCTCGACGCGAACGACGCGTTCCTCGGCATGGTGGGCTACACGCGCGAGGACGTCGAGGCGGGGCGCCTCAACTGGATGGCGATCACGCCGCCCGAGCACCGCGCCGCGGACCAGCGCGCCCTCTCGGAGGTCCTGAAGAACGGCGTCTGCCCGCCGTTCGAGAAGGAGTTCCTGGCCCGCGACGGGCGGCGCGTGCCCGTCCTCATCGCGCCTGCCCTGGTCGAGGGGGCGCGCGATCGCGGCGTCTGCTTCGCCTTCGACATGAAGGCGCGCAAGGCCGCAGAGGACGCGCTCCGGACGAGCGAGGAGCGCATGCGGCTCGTCGTGCGCGCCACGAGCGACGCCTTCTGGGACTGGGATCTCTCGTCGGGGCGCGTCACCGGGAGCGAGCGGATGCGGAGCTTCTATGGCACCGGCGGCGCGGACATCGAAGAGGACGCTGTGTGGTGGTTCGAGCGGGTCCACCCCGAGGATCGCGATCGCGTGATGAACGGCCTGCGGCGCGCGATGGAGGGGGACGAGAGCACGTTCGAGCTGTGGTACCGGTGCCTGCTCGCGGACGGCAGCTACGCCGACGTCCACGACCGGGGCATCGTGCTGCGCGACGCGACCGGCAGGGCCTACCGGATGCTCGGGGCCGTGTCCGACGTCACGGAGCGCCGGCAGATGGAGACGCGGCTCCAGCTCGCGGATCGCATGGCCTCGCTCGGCACGCTCGCCGCCGGGGTGGCGCACGAGATCAACAACCCCCTCGCGTACATGGTCGCGAACGTCGATTTCGCGCGCAAGGAGCTCCGCGCGAAGGGGGCCGGCGCGCGCCTCGACGCGCTCCTCTCGGCGCTCGACGAGGCCGCGGAGGGCGGCTCGCGGGTACGGCACATCGTGGGCGGCCTGAAGACGTTCTCGCGGGCCGACGACGGCGAGCTCGGCCCGGTCGACGTCGACCCCGTGATCCAGCTGGTCCTGCGGATGGCGCAGCAGCAGATACAGAGCAAGGCGCGGCTCGTCCTCGAGCTCAGCCCGGTGCCGCCCGTCCACGCGAACGAGGCGCAGCTCGGCCAGGTGATCCTGAACCTGCTCGTGAACGCCGCCCAGGCGCTGCCGGAAGGGAAGGTGTCGGAGAACGAGATCCGGATCTCCACCGCCCCCGCGCCGCCCGGCCGCGTGCGCATCGAGGTGTGCGACACCGGGCCCGGGATCGCGCCGGAGCTGCGGAGCCGCATCTTCGACCCGTTCTTCACGACGAAGCCCATCGGGGAAGGGACGGGGCTCGGGCTCGCGATCTGCCACGGCATCGTGACGAGCTTCCAGGGCGAGATCGACGTGGAGAGCGAGGTCGGCAAGGGTGCGTGTTTCCGCGTGCTCTTGCCTGTCCATGACGCTGACGCGCGGGCCGGAGAGGAGCGCAGCGCCGCCTCGGGCGGGGCCTCCGACGAGTCGCCCGAGGAGGCCGCTCAGTAG
- a CDS encoding response regulator, translated as MIEKTGRILVVEDDLDIRSILTQLLVFEGYDVEEAADGAEALELLRRNGPPALILLDLMMPIMDGWQLRAELQRDPALASIPVVIVSADVRVEQEASRLRVAGLLKKPLQIEPLLELVHRICGAPAR; from the coding sequence ATGATCGAGAAAACGGGGCGCATCCTGGTCGTCGAGGACGATCTGGATATCAGGAGCATTCTGACGCAGCTCCTCGTGTTCGAGGGGTACGACGTCGAGGAGGCGGCGGACGGCGCCGAGGCGCTCGAGCTGCTGCGGCGAAACGGGCCGCCCGCGCTGATCCTGCTCGATCTGATGATGCCGATCATGGATGGCTGGCAGCTCCGCGCCGAGCTCCAGCGCGACCCGGCGCTCGCGTCGATCCCGGTGGTGATCGTGTCCGCCGACGTGCGGGTCGAGCAGGAGGCGTCGCGGCTGCGCGTCGCCGGCCTGCTGAAGAAGCCGCTCCAGATCGAGCCGTTGCTCGAGCTGGTCCACCGCATCTGCGGCGCGCCGGCGCGATGA
- a CDS encoding glycerol-3-phosphate dehydrogenase/oxidase yields MLRATNIDSLSRETFDVLVLGAGINGAVAAAALAARGAKVALIDRGDFAGFTSQESSNLAWGGIKYMESFEFPLVRKLCTSRNLLLRSYPSSVQEIRFYAAHERGFRHGLFKLFLGTWLYWIIGSFFTRIPRLLSRRAIAREEPIINLDGCDGGFEYSDAYLVDNDARFVWGFVRAALDHGARAANYVESLGARREGGEWITRARDVLSGRELAIRSRVLVNACGPFVDAHNELTGQRTRHRHIFSKGIHLIVDRLTSSRRVLTFFADDGRLFFVIPMGSRTCIGTTDTRVEGPRAAVTPEDRRFVLSNINKRLDLPRPLTEADVIAERCGVRPLAVEGGGDGEDWLQLSRKHALEVDRAQAHVSIFGGKLTDCINVGDEVCAAVQRLGVALPRPAQRWYGEPAEALRKEFFHKARALDLDALTPPRASETLSTRLWRRYGAQALGLLEDIRSDPRMADPLIEGAEDLRCEVAHAAKHEMIAKLDDFLRRRTKIALLLRRDALARSPGLREACRLLFGDEADRRLEEYFQEHGGGRLAEGKAPAAALPVG; encoded by the coding sequence ATGCTGCGGGCCACGAACATCGACAGCTTGAGCCGCGAAACGTTCGACGTCCTCGTCCTCGGCGCCGGGATCAACGGCGCCGTCGCGGCCGCGGCCCTCGCCGCGCGGGGGGCGAAGGTCGCGCTGATCGATCGGGGCGACTTCGCCGGATTCACCAGCCAGGAGTCGTCGAACCTCGCCTGGGGCGGCATCAAGTACATGGAAAGCTTCGAGTTTCCGCTCGTGCGGAAGCTCTGCACGTCGAGGAACCTCCTCCTCAGGAGCTACCCGTCGTCGGTGCAGGAGATCCGGTTCTACGCCGCGCACGAGCGGGGCTTCCGCCACGGGCTCTTCAAGCTCTTCCTCGGCACCTGGCTCTACTGGATCATCGGCAGCTTCTTCACGCGCATCCCTCGCCTGCTCTCCCGCCGGGCGATCGCGCGGGAGGAGCCGATCATCAACCTGGACGGCTGCGACGGAGGATTCGAGTACTCCGACGCGTACCTCGTCGACAACGACGCGCGGTTCGTCTGGGGCTTCGTGCGCGCGGCGCTCGATCACGGCGCGCGGGCGGCCAACTACGTCGAGTCGCTCGGCGCGCGGCGCGAGGGGGGCGAGTGGATCACGCGCGCCCGCGACGTCCTGTCGGGCAGGGAGCTCGCCATCCGGTCGCGCGTGCTCGTGAACGCCTGCGGGCCGTTCGTGGACGCGCACAACGAGCTGACGGGCCAGCGGACCAGGCACCGCCACATCTTCTCGAAGGGCATCCACCTCATCGTGGATCGGCTCACCTCGAGCCGGCGGGTGCTCACGTTCTTCGCGGACGACGGCCGGCTGTTCTTCGTGATCCCGATGGGCTCGAGGACGTGCATCGGCACGACCGACACCCGCGTCGAGGGCCCGCGCGCGGCGGTGACGCCCGAGGACCGGCGCTTCGTTCTCTCCAACATCAACAAGCGCCTCGACCTGCCCCGCCCCCTGACCGAGGCCGACGTCATCGCGGAGCGCTGCGGGGTGCGCCCCCTGGCCGTCGAGGGCGGCGGAGACGGCGAGGACTGGCTTCAGCTCTCGCGCAAGCACGCCCTCGAGGTGGACCGGGCGCAGGCCCACGTGAGCATCTTCGGCGGCAAGCTCACCGATTGCATCAACGTGGGCGACGAGGTCTGCGCCGCCGTGCAGCGGCTCGGCGTCGCGCTGCCCCGCCCCGCGCAGCGCTGGTATGGCGAGCCGGCCGAGGCGCTTCGTAAAGAGTTCTTTCACAAGGCGCGCGCCCTCGATCTCGACGCGCTGACGCCGCCGCGCGCCTCGGAGACGCTCAGCACGCGGCTATGGCGCCGCTATGGCGCGCAGGCGCTCGGGCTGCTCGAGGACATCCGGAGCGACCCGAGGATGGCCGATCCGCTGATCGAAGGGGCGGAGGACCTGCGCTGCGAGGTCGCCCACGCCGCGAAGCACGAGATGATCGCGAAGCTCGACGATTTTCTGCGGCGACGCACGAAGATCGCGCTGTTGCTCCGCCGCGACGCGCTCGCGAGGTCGCCTGGCCTCCGCGAGGCGTGCAGGCTCCTCTTCGGGGACGAGGCCGACAGGCGGCTGGAGGAGTACTTCCAGGAGCACGGCGGCGGCCGCCTCGCGGAGGGGAAGGCGCCCGCCGCGGCGCTGCCGGTCGGGTAG